Below is a window of Rhizobium jaguaris DNA.
CAAGGCCGCCGTCACTTCGATTACCCAGATCCTTGCCAAGGAGCTCGGTCCGCGCAACATCCGCGTCAACACCATCTCGCCGGGTGGCGTCGAGACCGAAGGCGTCATTGCCGCAGGCATCATCGGCAGCGATTTCGAAAAGCAGATGGTCTCGCAGACGCCGCTCGGCCGCCTTGGACAGCCGGGAGATATCGCCCCGATTGCCGTCTTCCTCGCCTCGAAGGACTCCGGCTGGCTGACGGGCGAAACCCTCTATGCCGGCGGCGGCCTGAAGTAACCACTTATCCGTAGAGCCGCTTTCCTCTCGACGAGGGAAGCGGCGTTCCCTGATGCCATGGTCCCGAACCGGTCGACCACTCCAGCGACAATTGCCAAACCGCCTCCGTCTTCATACTATCATTGCCATTCGGGTTTTTCCGTAGATCCCGCAGCCGGTTTTGCTGCAAACGACATCTTGACCGCGAAAACTTTCAAGACAGATCCTGTCTGCAATGCGATCCCATGCGAACGCGCACGCCATTAATTCCTGCGAAAAACTCTGAGCGATCGCTGTTGCGACCAACGAAACGGAGCACGTCATCATGAATACCGCCAATACCAAATCGAAATTGGGCACCCGTACCAACCTCAGCCAAGAAGCGACACGCGATATTTCCGCAGCGCTGAATGCCCTGCTGGCCGATGTCTTTGCCCTTTATCTCAAGACCAAGAATTTCCATTGGCATATGAGCGGGCCGCATTTTCGAGACTACCACCTGCTGCTGGACGAGCAGGGCGAGCAGCTCTTCGCCATGACCGATCCAATTGCCGAACGCGCCAGAAAGATCGGCGGCACAACGCTGCGCTCGATCGGCCATATCGCCAAGCTGCAGCGTATCCCCGATAATGATGCCGAATATGTCGACGCGCAGGACATGCTTGCCGAACTGGCCGACGACAATCTCAAGCTTTCTGCCGAAATCCGCGCCACCCACAACGTCTGCGATGAATATGGCGATATCGCCACCGCCAGCCTTCTCGAAAACTGGCTGGACGAGACGGAACGCCGCACCTGGTTCCTGTACGAATCCACACGCAACACCAACCGTTAAAAGTTCCCCCTGATTTCCGCGTTCCCACGGAAGTGGGAACGCAAAATCCTTGACTCCTGTGGAAAACCTCTTAGAACCGGCGACGGAAAAGGAAGACCTCCATGCTTCGCTTCGAGCAGATCGATAATTTCGGTCACCTGGCAGAATTTGCCGGGCAGGAGTTCCGTTTTCCGGTTTCTTCCAAAACCAAGGCCAAAACGACGACGAAAACCGTCTGACGTCTCTGGCCTGCCGCTCTCTCCCCGGCCCGGCCGGGGACAGGAACCGGTCGTCATGGCCGCTGTTCCCCCCTCGCCCAAGAGGAGAGAAGAGAAAGAGAGCTTGAGAAATGGGTTTCAAAGTTGCAGTAGCGGGCGCGACCGGGAATGTCGGCCGCGAAATGCTCAACATCCTGGCCGAACGCGGTTTCCCGGCCGATGAGGTCGTAGCACTCGCATCCGCCCGCTCGCAGGGTACTGAGGTTTCCTTCGGCGACCGGACGCTGAAGGTTTCCAACCTGGAAAATTACGATTTCTCCGACACCGATATCTGCCTGATGTCGGCCGGCGGCGATGTCTCCAAGAAGTTCTCGCCGAAGATCGGCGCCCAGGGCTGCGTCGTCATCGACAACTCCTCGGCCTGGCGCTACGACTCCGACGTGCCGCTGATCGTGCCGGAAGTCAATCCGGATGCCGTCACCCAATTCACCAAGCGCAACATCATCGCCAACCCGAATTGCTCGACCGCGCAGCTTGTTGTGGCCCTGAAGCCGCTGCATGACTTTGCCAAGATCAAGCGCATCGTCGTCTCCACTTATCAATCCGTCTCCGGCGCAGGCAAGGACGGCATGGACGAGCTCTTCAACCAGACCCGCGCCGTCTTCGTCGCCGATCCGATCGAGTCGAAGAAGTTCACCAAGCGTATCGCCTTCAACGTCATCCCGCACATCGACGTCTTCATGGAAGACGGCTACACCAAGGAAGAATGGAAGGTACTCGCCGAAACCAAGAAGATGCTAGATCCGAAGATCAAGGTCACCTGCACCGCCGTGCGCGTGCCGGTTTTCATCGGCCATTCGGAATCGGTCAACATCGAGTTCGAAAACGAAATCACCGCCGACCAGGCCCGCGATATTCTGCGCGAGGCACCGGGCTGCCTTGTCATCGACAAGCGTGAAAACGGCGGCTACATCACGCCCTACGAGTCCGCCGGCGAGGACGCCACCTACATCTCACGCATCCGCGAGGACGCGACGGTCGAAAACGGTCTCAACATCTGGGTCGTCTCCGACAATCTGCGCAAGGGCGCGGCGCTGAACGCCATCCAGATCGCCGAACTCCTGATCAACCGCGCCCTGATCAAGCCGCGCAAGCAGGCGGCATAAACGGTTTATAAACCATTTACGGTTTTTCAACCTTTGCTGGTTAAGCAGGATTCAAAGTAAAGCCTCGCCATTTCCGATAGAAAGGCGGGGCTTTTGCAAAGTAGCCATCAGGTACAATGTTTCACGTGAAGCGAAAATATTGATCGCTAAAACGTGATAATGACAGAATCGCCGGATACTGGCATGGTCCGGTGACAACAAGACCGCGCATAAGCCCAGAAAACGCAAGGCTTATGCGCCATCGAAAACGGTTACCGCGCCTCGCGCGGTAAGAATTCGGGGACTCTGAATGCGCATGACAAAGTCTGGAATGGCAGCTCTCGTGGCAGGCGGGTTGCTGTTGGTAACGCCCTTTGCCGCGAATGCCGCATCTTGCGGCAATTCGTCTGCCGGTTTTGAGAATTGGGTGCAGCAGTTCAAGCAGGAAGCGCAGGCTCAGGGCGTTAGCGCCTCTGTCCTCGACCGAGCCTTTGCCAACGTGCACTACAATCAACCAACCATCCGCGCCGATCGCGGCCAGAAGAGCTTCAAACTCTCTTTCGACGAATTCATGAAGAAGCGCGGCGGCCAGCAGATCATCAGCCGCGGCAGGAGCATGAAGCAGGCCAACGCCGCGTTGTTCCAAAAAATCGAGAAGCGTTTCGGCGTGCCCGCCGGCCCGATCATCGCCATCTGGGGCATGGAAACAGGTTTCGGCGGCTTCATGGGTGACCAGCATACGCTCTCAGCCGTGTCGACCCTTGCCTATGACTGCCGCCGGTCCGATTTTTTCACCGATCAGCTCTATGCCGCGCTCAAGCTTGTTGGCGAAGGTTATCTCAGCCCGTCCGCCCGCGGCGCGGCCCATGGTGAAATCGGCCAGACGCAATTCATGCCGAAAAACGTCGTCAATTTCGGTGTCGATGGCGATGGCGACGGCAAGGTCGATCTGGTCGGCTCCCGTGCCGACGCGCTGGCCTCGACTGCGAATTTCCTGAGGGGCCATGGCTGGCAGCCGGGTCTCGGCTATCAGCCGGGCGAACCGAATTTCGCAGCGATCGGCGGCTGGAACGATGCAGTGGTCTACCAGCAGGCAATCGCCTATATTGGCAAGCAGATCGACGGCCAATAATTACGGCCATAAACCAAGTCATAACCTCCACCAAAGGTGGAGGTTTGAAACGCTGCGCTTGAACCGCTAGAAGCGGTTTTGTTAGCGCTTAGTAGCTACGATTGAAGAGGTCGGCAAAGTCGGAAGCTTTGTCGGCCTTTTCCTGATTACGGATATATTGTCTGACGACCTGCTCGTTGTAGCCCGTCGTCGATACGAAATACCCGCGCGCCCAAAAGTGATAACCCTTGTAGCGGCGCTTGCGCGCATATTTGTTGGCAACGTAAAGGGCTGTCTTGCCCTTCAAAAAGCCGACAATATGCGCAACCGAGTATTTCGGCGGGATCGATATCAACATATGCACATGGTCGGGCATCAAATGACCCTCTTCGATCTGGCAGCCTTTCTGCTGTGCCAGCCGACGTAAGAGTTCTCCCAACTCACGCCGTACGTCCCCGTAGAGTCTTTTCGTTCGGTATTTGCTGCCAAAAACAACGTGATACTTGCAGTCCCACGTCGCATGCGAGAGCGTTTGCTCATCCATAGAACCTCCTTGTTCGAAGTCTGGGCCGCGCCAGCGGTTCAAGCAGGAGGTCTCTCAACTACCGTGTAGAACTCGTCCAGTCCTCCACCATAGGTGGAGGTTTATTTATGGGTATAACAAAAGGCGCTTCGGCCAGATGGTCCGAAGCGCCTTTTTCGTTGCCCTATCGTGGTCTCAGATTTCCGGCCGGATAAAATCGCGCGTCTTCGGGTCCATCACCCAAAGCTCGCCGGTGGAGATATCGAACCATGCGCCGTGCAGGTTCAATTTCCCTTCCGCCTCCAGCGCCTTGATATCGGGAAAGCTACGCAGATTGTCGAGCGAATTGCGGATGGAGATGCGCTCCAGCGCCGTCTGCCGCTCGGCCGGAGTCATGACATCA
It encodes the following:
- a CDS encoding lytic murein transglycosylase; its protein translation is MRMTKSGMAALVAGGLLLVTPFAANAASCGNSSAGFENWVQQFKQEAQAQGVSASVLDRAFANVHYNQPTIRADRGQKSFKLSFDEFMKKRGGQQIISRGRSMKQANAALFQKIEKRFGVPAGPIIAIWGMETGFGGFMGDQHTLSAVSTLAYDCRRSDFFTDQLYAALKLVGEGYLSPSARGAAHGEIGQTQFMPKNVVNFGVDGDGDGKVDLVGSRADALASTANFLRGHGWQPGLGYQPGEPNFAAIGGWNDAVVYQQAIAYIGKQIDGQ
- a CDS encoding Dps family protein — translated: MNTANTKSKLGTRTNLSQEATRDISAALNALLADVFALYLKTKNFHWHMSGPHFRDYHLLLDEQGEQLFAMTDPIAERARKIGGTTLRSIGHIAKLQRIPDNDAEYVDAQDMLAELADDNLKLSAEIRATHNVCDEYGDIATASLLENWLDETERRTWFLYESTRNTNR
- a CDS encoding aspartate-semialdehyde dehydrogenase; this encodes MGFKVAVAGATGNVGREMLNILAERGFPADEVVALASARSQGTEVSFGDRTLKVSNLENYDFSDTDICLMSAGGDVSKKFSPKIGAQGCVVIDNSSAWRYDSDVPLIVPEVNPDAVTQFTKRNIIANPNCSTAQLVVALKPLHDFAKIKRIVVSTYQSVSGAGKDGMDELFNQTRAVFVADPIESKKFTKRIAFNVIPHIDVFMEDGYTKEEWKVLAETKKMLDPKIKVTCTAVRVPVFIGHSESVNIEFENEITADQARDILREAPGCLVIDKRENGGYITPYESAGEDATYISRIREDATVENGLNIWVVSDNLRKGAALNAIQIAELLINRALIKPRKQAA
- the tnpA gene encoding IS200/IS605 family transposase gives rise to the protein MDEQTLSHATWDCKYHVVFGSKYRTKRLYGDVRRELGELLRRLAQQKGCQIEEGHLMPDHVHMLISIPPKYSVAHIVGFLKGKTALYVANKYARKRRYKGYHFWARGYFVSTTGYNEQVVRQYIRNQEKADKASDFADLFNRSY